Proteins from a genomic interval of Oncorhynchus clarkii lewisi isolate Uvic-CL-2024 chromosome 13, UVic_Ocla_1.0, whole genome shotgun sequence:
- the LOC139424737 gene encoding general transcription factor II-I repeat domain-containing protein 2-like isoform X1 has protein sequence MAKRKVDTENRGFQTRWESEYMFTKVAGKPVCLLCGESVAVLKEYNLRRHYETKHADKNKNMDMEQRLQKAEELKRGLKSRQALFKKAKSQGQAAVKASFILAEEIAKSARPFTEGDFIKNCMIKVCDEVCPEKRQLFLNVSLSRNTIAERVDQLSINLKEQLVKKGKDFIAYSLAVDESTDISDIAQLSIFIRGVDSNLSVTEEFLALRPMHGTTTGHDLYEEVSRCVNEMELPWEKLVGLTTDGAPAMCGHRSGLVAKIREKMQEENATGELTAYHCIIHQEALCGKALKMEHVMSIITRTVNFIRAKGLNHRQFKAFLTELETEHGDLPYHTEVRWLSQGKVLQRCFELREEICLFLDSKGKDTTQLRDEMFLCEMAFLCDITSHLNAINLQLQGRDRVISDMYSTVKAFKTKLTLWETQMRKENLSHFPSCQTMKEKLSTSAFPSTQLADKIGMLAADFRRRFADFEAQKSRLELLGNPFAVDVESSPPNLQMELIDLQCNDALRAKYAAVGAAEFARFLPGTMPQLRIQAAQTLSMFGSTYLCEQLFSLMNLNKTSHRSRLTAEHLHSILRISSAQSLTPNIDELVEKMGHHQVSPSTSNK, from the coding sequence atggcaaaacggaaggtggatactgagaaccgggggtttcaaacaaggtgggagtcggagtatatgttcacgaaggtagctggaaaacctgtgtgtcttctgtgtggagaaagtgtggcggtactgaaagagtataatctgagacgacattatgaaacgaaacacgcggacaaaaacaagaatatggacatggaacaaaggctacaaaaggcagaggaattaaaacgaggcctcaaatctcgacaggctctgttcaaaaaagccaaatcacaaggccaggctgctgtcaaggccagttttattttggcagaagagatcgctaaatcagcccggccatttacggagggggatttcatcaaaaactgcatgattaaagtttgtgacgaagtttgcccagaaaaaaggcaactctttttaaatgtgagtctgagcagaaacaccattgccgagagagtagaccagttgtccatcaatctaaaagagcagcttgtgaaaaagggaaaagattttattgcatattccttggctgtggatgagagcaccgacatttctgacattgcccagttgtcaattttcatccgcggagtggactccaacctaagcgtgacagaggagtttttggctttacgtcctatgcatggcacaactacggggcatgatttgtatgaagaggtgtcaagatgtgtaaatgagatggagctgccttgggaaaaacttgtgggtttgacaaccgacggagcacctgcgatgtgtggacacaggagcggactggtggcgaagatacgggaaaagatgcaagaggaaaacgcgacaggtgagctgacagcttatcattgtatcatacaccaggaagcgttgtgcggtaaagccttgaaaatggagcatgtaatgagcatcatcacgcgcacagttaactttatcagagccaaaggtttgaatcaccgccagttcaaggcatttctgacggagttagaaacggagcatggtgatttgccttatcacacagaggtgcgatggctaagccagggaaaggtgcttcaaagatgtttcgagcttcgtgaggagatttgtctgttcttggacagcaaagggaaagacacaacacaactccgagacgaaatgtttctgtgtgaaatggcttttctgtgtgacattacgagtcatctgaatgcaataaacttgcagctgcagggtcgggatcgtgtcatctctgatatgtacagtacagtgaaggcatttaaaaccaaactgactctgtgggagacgcagatgcggaaagaaaatttgagccactttcccagctgccagaccatgaaagagaagctctctaccagtgcgttcccgagcacacagttggctgataaaataggtatgcttgccgctgactttcgacgccgatttgctgactttgaagcacaaaaaagcaggttggaactgctcggtaacccatttgctgttgacgtggaaagctcaccaccaaacctccaaatggagttgattgacctccaatgcaatgatgcactgagggcaaaatatgcggcagtgggtgctgcggagttcgcccgtttcctccccggcacaatgccccagctgcgcatccaggctgctcaaacgttgtctatgtttggcagcacatacctgtgtgaacaactgttttctttgatgaacctgaacaaaacatcacacagaagtcgacttactgctgaacacctccactcaattctgaggatttcttcagctcagagccttaccccgaacattgatgaacttgtggaaaagatgggacaccaccaagtatcaccctcaacctcaaacaagtga
- the LOC139424737 gene encoding general transcription factor II-I repeat domain-containing protein 2-like isoform X2: protein MAKRKVDTENRGFQTRWESEYMFTKVAGKPVCLLCGESVAVLKEYNLRRHYETKHADKNKNMDMEQRLQKASFILAEEIAKSARPFTEGDFIKNCMIKVCDEVCPEKRQLFLNVSLSRNTIAERVDQLSINLKEQLVKKGKDFIAYSLAVDESTDISDIAQLSIFIRGVDSNLSVTEEFLALRPMHGTTTGHDLYEEVSRCVNEMELPWEKLVGLTTDGAPAMCGHRSGLVAKIREKMQEENATGELTAYHCIIHQEALCGKALKMEHVMSIITRTVNFIRAKGLNHRQFKAFLTELETEHGDLPYHTEVRWLSQGKVLQRCFELREEICLFLDSKGKDTTQLRDEMFLCEMAFLCDITSHLNAINLQLQGRDRVISDMYSTVKAFKTKLTLWETQMRKENLSHFPSCQTMKEKLSTSAFPSTQLADKIGMLAADFRRRFADFEAQKSRLELLGNPFAVDVESSPPNLQMELIDLQCNDALRAKYAAVGAAEFARFLPGTMPQLRIQAAQTLSMFGSTYLCEQLFSLMNLNKTSHRSRLTAEHLHSILRISSAQSLTPNIDELVEKMGHHQVSPSTSNK from the exons atggcaaaacggaaggtggatactgagaaccgggggtttcaaacaaggtgggagtcggagtatatgttcacgaaggtagctggaaaacctgtgtgtcttctgtgtggagaaagtgtggcggtactgaaagagtataatctgagacgacattatgaaacgaaacacgcggacaaaaacaagaatatggacatggaacaaaggctacaaaag gccagttttattttggcagaagagatcgctaaatcagcccggccatttacggagggggatttcatcaaaaactgcatgattaaagtttgtgacgaagtttgcccagaaaaaaggcaactctttttaaatgtgagtctgagcagaaacaccattgccgagagagtagaccagttgtccatcaatctaaaagagcagcttgtgaaaaagggaaaagattttattgcatattccttggctgtggatgagagcaccgacatttctgacattgcccagttgtcaattttcatccgcggagtggactccaacctaagcgtgacagaggagtttttggctttacgtcctatgcatggcacaactacggggcatgatttgtatgaagaggtgtcaagatgtgtaaatgagatggagctgccttgggaaaaacttgtgggtttgacaaccgacggagcacctgcgatgtgtggacacaggagcggactggtggcgaagatacgggaaaagatgcaagaggaaaacgcgacaggtgagctgacagcttatcattgtatcatacaccaggaagcgttgtgcggtaaagccttgaaaatggagcatgtaatgagcatcatcacgcgcacagttaactttatcagagccaaaggtttgaatcaccgccagttcaaggcatttctgacggagttagaaacggagcatggtgatttgccttatcacacagaggtgcgatggctaagccagggaaaggtgcttcaaagatgtttcgagcttcgtgaggagatttgtctgttcttggacagcaaagggaaagacacaacacaactccgagacgaaatgtttctgtgtgaaatggcttttctgtgtgacattacgagtcatctgaatgcaataaacttgcagctgcagggtcgggatcgtgtcatctctgatatgtacagtacagtgaaggcatttaaaaccaaactgactctgtgggagacgcagatgcggaaagaaaatttgagccactttcccagctgccagaccatgaaagagaagctctctaccagtgcgttcccgagcacacagttggctgataaaataggtatgcttgccgctgactttcgacgccgatttgctgactttgaagcacaaaaaagcaggttggaactgctcggtaacccatttgctgttgacgtggaaagctcaccaccaaacctccaaatggagttgattgacctccaatgcaatgatgcactgagggcaaaatatgcggcagtgggtgctgcggagttcgcccgtttcctccccggcacaatgccccagctgcgcatccaggctgctcaaacgttgtctatgtttggcagcacatacctgtgtgaacaactgttttctttgatgaacctgaacaaaacatcacacagaagtcgacttactgctgaacacctccactcaattctgaggatttcttcagctcagagccttaccccgaacattgatgaacttgtggaaaagatgggacaccaccaagtatcaccctcaacctcaaacaagtga